In Clostridium ljungdahlii DSM 13528, the genomic window TAGTTCCACCTCTTACGGCATGAATGCCTATTTCGTTGTGAACTCTCTTTCTAACTCCTTCTCTTCCATTTACATAGTCCACCTTTTCTGGTATACAATCCTTTATTGTATCTGCTAAAAGTAATGCTGTTCCACTTGGAGCATCCACTTTTTGATTATGATGTTTTTCTATTATCTCTATATCAAAGTTTTTATATAAAAGAGCACTTACATCTTTTAATACTTTATTTATGACATTTATACCTATAGACATATTGGCAGATCTGAAAATTGGAATAGACTTTGAAGCTTCCTCAATTTTTTTAATTTGTTCTTCACTATATCCTGTAGTGCAAAATATAATTCCAATATTATGTTTCTTACCATATTGTAGAAGTGAATCCAAGGAATCCGGTCTTGAAAAGTCTAATATTACATCTCCTTCTACATTACATTCTGATATATTGGCAAACACAGGGAATGCTGATTTTTCATCCTTCTTATCTACTCCTGCAGATATGGATAAGTCCGGGAAATCCTCTACTAAATTGGTTATTACTTTTCCCATTTTACCATTACATCCACTTAGTATAATTTTAATCATTTAAACCTCTCCTTAAATTATTTAATAATCATTAACTACAAAGTCATATATTGATTAACGTGAAAGAAATAAATCTTTCACGTTAAATTAAAGAAAGCTAGCTTTCGTTTTACACAATAATTTAAATAGACTTGTTTTTTATTTTAAAAGTCCATAGTTTTTAAGCTCTGATTTTAAAACATCCAAATTTTCCTTAGACATGTCACAAAGTGGAAGTCTTAAATTTCCAACATTCATATTCAAAACATTCATAGCAGTTTTTATAGGTATAGGATTTGTTTCTATGAACATAGTATTCATAAGTGTAAGAGCTTTTAATTGCATCTTTAGTGCTTCTTTTACATTTCCCTCTAAAAATAATTTACACATATCATGCATATCTTTAGGAATAATATTTGCAAGAACAGATATAACTCCAAGCCCTCCTAAAGACATTATAGGAACTGTCTGATCATCATTTCCAGAATATAAATCAATATCATCCCCGCATAGAGCTTTCATTTTAGCAATTTGACTTATATTTCCACTGGCTTCTTTAACAGCTACCACATTATCTAATTTGCATAATTCTTTTAAAGTTTTAGGCTGTATATTTAATCCTGTTCTTCCAGGTACATTATATACTACAATAGGAGTTTTTATAGCTGAGGACACTGCCTTAAAATGCTCTATCAATCCCTTTTGTGTAGTTTTATTATAGTAAGGTGTAATTACAAGAACTCCATCTACTCCTATACTTTCTGCCCACTTGCTCATGTTTACGGCAGATTCTGTACAATTACTGCCTGTTCCTGCGATAACTGGTATTCTCTTATTAACAGTATCTACTGTAAATTTTATTGTATCTTTTCTTTCCTTTTCAGTCATAGTGGAAGCTTCACCTGTAGTCCCACAAATTATTATTGCATCTGTACCTGATTTTATTTGCCACTCAAGCAACTCTTTTAATTTATCAAAGTCCACCCCATTATCATTAAATGGGGTAATAATAGCTACCCCTGAACCTTTAAATAAGCTCATTAAAAGCACCCCTTCTCAATTCAAATTTAATATGCTTATCATCTTAAAATATATTGTTATTTATCCTTAATTATGCATTCTGCTATTTGAACAGCATTAGTAGCAGCACCTTTTCTTATGTTATCTGCTACGACCCATAGATTTAATCCATTATCTACGCTAAAGTCTCTTCTTATTCTTCCTACAAATACTTCATCTTTTCCTGCTGCCTCTATTGGCATTGGATATACTAAATTGTCCACATCATCTTTTAACACTACTCCAGTAGCATTCTTGTACAATTCAAAAATATCCTCTATTTTAAAGTCTTTTTTAAGCTCTACATTTATACTTTCACTGTGAGAATAAGTTACTGGTACTCTTGCTGTAGTAGCTGTAACTCTCAAAGTATCATCATGTAATATTTTTCTTGTTTCATTTACCATTTTCATTTCTTCTTTAGTGTATCCATTTTCCAAAAATACATCTATATGAGGAAGTATATTTCCTGCTATTGGATATGGAAATTTCTTAGGTGCATTTCCCTTATATCCTTCTAGTAAATCATTATATCCTCCCATTCCAGCGCCAGATACAGCCTGGTATGTAGAATATACAATTCTTTCTACTCCATATTTATCATAAAGAGGTTTAATTGCCACTATGGCTTGTATAGTTGAGCAATTAGGATTTGCAATTATACCTTTATTCCATTTTATATCCTCTGGGTTTACTTCAGGAACTACCAAAGGTACCTCTTTATCCATTCTCCAAGCACTACTATTATCTATAACTACTGCACCATATTTTGAAAATATAGGTGCAAATTTAAGGCTTACACTTCCACCTGCTGAGAAAAGAGCAATATCTATTTTTTTATTTTTTATGTTATCTTCCTTTAATTCCTCTACAGTATAATCTTTATCCTTAAATTTTAATATTTTCCCACTTGATTTAGCAGATGCAAACAAATACAATTTTTCTATTGGAAAATCTCTTTCTTCCAGCACCTCTATAAATTTTCTTCCTACCATTCCAGTACAGCCAACTACTGCCACGTTACAACTCATTTTAATATTCCTCCTAAAAATTTTATAATATAAATTGATTAAATATTTAAGTTTAAGATCTATTATTAAATATAATACCATGATATCTTAATAAAGATAACCTATTTAATTTTAAATATATCTTACTAAATATTTTACACTAAACTTTTGAAATATGTTCATAGAAATAAATATTATTGGGAATTAAAAATAGCGCATACTTCATACTGGTTAATACATTATATGCAACATATAATGCACTTTAGAATAAAATTAATTGTTTTGGTTTAAAATTCAAATAATAATTCTACTTGGGAAACTTATTTAATCACCATAATATTCCTATAGTTATGTGCATGTCATTGAAATTGCTCCTTTAAATGTATATTATATTTAAAATATATACTATAATTATTATAGTATATTATGTATTTATCCGATGGCTACCCACTCTACACTTATCCAAGTAGGATTAAAGAGCGGGTACATCCCTAGGTAACGATTTCTAGGTATCAAATGGAGTTAAAAACTCCATCTGATGCCAAGAACTCTGTTTATTCTATAATAATTATAGTATGTATAAATCTCGCTTTTGGGGTAAAAATAATCTATAGTAAAAGTGGGAGGATGGTATCAATGTCAAAAACGCCCTTAAAAAAAATCATAAAAGCAAAATTGAAATCAAACAGAGAGCTTACAGAAGCTGAAAAACTTAGAGAAAAATTAAAATATGAAATAGCTGAAGAACTAGGATTAAAAGATAAAGTTAATTCATTTGGCTGGAGCAGTTTAACAGCTGAAGAAACCGGAAGAATTGGTGGCATGATGACTAAGAGAAAAAAAGAATTAAATATACCTAAAAATGAAAGTATAATAAACCATAGTAAAAGCAAAGACAAACAATAAATTTGACTTATACCTCAAAAATATATAATATTAATTGATAAATACAATTTTACCTTTTTTAACTTTAAACACCTATAAAAATACCTGTAAGAAGGGAGTTAAAGACCGTTATGAAAATTTCACAACGGAAACAAAAATGAACTGCTATGGAAAATTTGCTCATATATATGACAATCTAATAAACAGCGATATAGATTACAGCACATGGGCTAAAAAAATTATGAACATATATGAAAAATTAAATATAGATAGAGAAAATTATTTGGATTTAGCTTGTGGTACAGGTAATATGACAGAAAAGTTGGCACTTTATTTTAAAAATACCTGGGCAGTAGATTTATCCAGTGAAATGCTATCAGAAGCAGATATAAAGCTTAGGAACAGTGGATTAAAGGTAAACTTTATATGTCAAGACATAACTAATTTCGAGTTAAACAGGAAATTCAATCTCATAACTTGCTGTCTCGATTCCACAAACTATATATTAAAAGAATCAGATTTACAAAGTTACTTTAAAAGTGTCTTTAATCATTTGGAAAACAATGGAATATTTCTGTTTGATATAAATTCCTATTACAAAATTACAAATATACTAGGTAACAATACCTATACTTACGACGATGAAGATATTACCTATATGTGGGAAAATTATTTGGAAGATGACATTGTGGACATGTACCTCACATTTTTTATACGTCATGAAGATTTTTATAAACGATTTGATGAAAACCACCGTGAAAGGGCTTATACTTGCGAATATATAGAATCCACATTGAAAAACTGTGGATTTAAAATTATAAATAAATTGGACAACTACAGTGATAAAACTGTAACTGATGTTTCTGAAAGAATATCATATATAGTAACTAAACTTTAATACACGTATGATTAGGAGATGGAAATTAAATGATAGATAAATTAATAAGAGCTACAGCTAAAGATGATAACATTCGAATAATAGCAGCCTCTACTACAAATCTAGTAAATGCAGCTGTTAAAATCCATGAATGTGCTCCTACAGCTGCAGCAGCCTTTGGGAGAATGCTCACGGCAGGAAGCCTTATGGGATCAATGTTAAAATCACCTAAAGATAGCTTATCCCTTATAATTTCAGGAGGCGGTAAAGCTAAAGGAATATCTGTAACTTCCTATGCCGACTGTCATGTAAAAGGATATATAGGAAATCCTTCTGCAGATCTTCCCCCAAATAGTAAGGGAAAACTAGACGTAGGTGGTATCATTGGAATTAATGGAAATTTAACTGTAATAAGAAATATGGGACTTAGAGAACCTTACTCCAGCAAAATTCCTATACAAACTGGAGAAATAGGAGATGATCTAGCCTACTACTTTACAGTTTCAGAGCAAACTCCATCTGCAGTAGCCCTTGGAGTTCTCGTAGATGTAGATTTAAGTATAAAGGCCTCAGGAGGATTCATAATTCAGATGCTTCCTGGAGCAGAAGATCTCCTTGCAGACTTAGTTACCTATAGGCTACAAGAACTTCCTCCTATATCAAATATGCTAGCTAAGGGCATGAGTATTTCACAAATATTAAATGATATTTTTAAGGATATGGGATTAAAGATATTAGATGAACTAACACCTACTTATAAATGTGATTGCTCAAGGGAAAGAGTTGAAAAAGCTCTTATAAGTATAGGTGCAAAAGATTTAGAGGAGATTTATAATGAAGGAAAAACTGAAGAATTAAAATGTAACTTTTGTAAGACATCTTATAAATTTACTCATGATCAAATAGGTGAAATACTTAAAAACTGCACAAAAAAATCCTGATATTAAATACAAATTATCTACATACTTAAACTTTTATATGTTATAATTTGCTTAAAAAACTAAAAACGTAGTTATGCTTACTATAAAAGACTAAAATTTATTGATTATAAATAAAATGGAAAGGATGATTTAAAATGGAAGCAAAATATGATCTTACAGATCCATACCAAATAGCAAAGTATATAAAAGAGGCTAAAAAATCTACTCCAGTCAAAGTTTACCTTAAAGGTGACATATCAAATTGTGATTTAGGCAGTATAGAAAATTATAATAGTGGTGATTTTTTCATTCTTTTTGGTGAAAGCGATGAAATATCAAAATTTTTAGAACAAAACAAAGATAAGATCAAGCAATTTAGAATAGAACAGGATAGAAGAAACTCAGCCATTCCCCTTGCTGATTTAACAAACATGAATGCCAGAATTGAACCTGGTGCTATTATAAGAGATAAAGTTAAAATAGACAAAAATGCAGTAGTAATGATGGGAGCAGTTATAAACATAGGTGCAGAAATAGGTGAAGGCACTATGATAGATATGAATGCAGTAGTAGGTGCTAGAGGAAAACTTGGTAAAAATGTTCACTTAGGTGCTGGAGCTGTAGTAGCTGGAGTTTTAGAACCACCTAGTAAATCACCTTGTGAGATAGGTGACAATGTACTTATAGGAGCTAACTCCGTAATCTTAGAAGGAGTAAAAATTGGAACTGGCTCTGTAATCGCAGCAGGTTCAGTAGTAACAGAAGATATACCTGAAGGAGTTGTAGCTGCTGGAAGCCCCGCAAAAATAGTAAAGTCAGTAGATGACAAAACTAAAGGTAAAACTAAAATTTTATCAGATTTAAGGAAATAATTTATATGGAAAATACAGGGTATAACCTTCTTAAATTTCAAGGACAAAGTCTATACCCTGTAAATAAGCATCAGGTGGAGTTTTGACTCCACCCGATGCCAAGAACTCTGTTTATGATATTCGCTTATCACCTATGTTATCCCCTAAGCTATTTTCATCTTCATTTTTAGGTTGTTCTTTTTCCTCTTCTTCGTTTTCTTCCTGCATTTTTTCTTTATCTCTGTTAACTTTTTCCATTTTAGATATAGAAACTTCATAAGCTATTTTCTTTACAGTTTCAGTATCTGATATCTTTTTTTGATATTCTCTACTCTGTAATCTTCCCCAAACCCTTATATTGTCACTTACTTTTAATGACTTACAAAACCTAGAATTTCTTCCCCAAGCAATGGTAGGTATGTAATCAGACTTATTATAAGCTCTGTTTACAGCTAGAAGCATATCTGAGATTTCTCTACCAAAGGGAGTTGTCCTATAAACTGGCTCCTTACATATAAATCCATCAAGAAAAATTTGATTTGGATTTTTACTCCTTTCAGTGCAAAAATCTATATTTCTTGCAAATACAGTTAATATCAATCTGTTTGCCCCATCCACAAATTTATTGTAGGACCTAAGCTGTCCTTCTATTATTACATCAGTTCCAACTTTGATATCCATTCCACCTATAAGTCTCTCTGAAATTGTAATGAATAGTATATCCTTACTTTCACTTAATCTAGGAACCTCAACATTAAAGGTGTAAAAACCCTCTCCATACATTTCGTGGCTAAATTGTAATTCTGAAGCTACTGTACCTTCAAGATAGATCTTATTGTTTAACATTAAATTGTCCATCATAAACCCCTCTTTCCCTTAGTTTTAAATGTTTCACTATCATATAGTTATTCATCAAAAAACAAAAATATACTTATAATTTAGCTTAAAGTCATAAATGTTTTATTTTTGATCAAATCATAAATGCACTTGTCTTCCATAAGACCTATAGTTATAGCTACTACAGCTGCGTAAAGTTCATCAATATCTTTGAGTGCCATATTAACTGGAATTTCCTGAGCCTCAATCACCCTTTTTCCCTCATATATAATATCTCTTTGGAGGCAATATACAAATCCGCTAGAATAGTCTAAGCTCGATATAGTAACCGTATTCTTACTTCCCAGTCCATAGGTTATGATGCAACCGGATATATCTACATTATTTTTCATTTTGCTTATTAAATCCATATTTATAAAACAATAATCTCCATCTAGAACTTTGTACCTTTCATTTATAGAATTTAGCACTACATAATTTACCCTTCTACTAACATCATTGTCTGTAAAAGTGGAGTAGTCTAAATTCATTAAATCAAAAAGCTCTACCAAATATTTCTTAAACTGGGCATTAGTTTCAATAATTTCTATAGATTGCATCTTTATTACCTCCTGTTAAAATATATGTTTTAAAATTATTTTAAACAGGATATGTTTTTTTTATACTATTTTCTAAATTGTAATCCAATCATTGATACTTGCCCTCATTGCCATTATAATACATATTTATTGTGTTTTTCAATAACTGTTTAATATAAGTCATATTAATTTCTCATCTGCTTTCCGTCATAGTCCATTTTATAGTTATCTTTGTATATCAAATCCCCTACCTTAACAAACTTGTATCCTTTTTCCTTTAAATTTACTATTACCCTTTCTAAATTAAGTGGTGTATACTTTGCACTATTATGAAATAATAATATAGAACCAGGTTTTGTACTTTTTATAACCCTGTTGTATTCAAGATCTGCCCCCTGCTCTTTCCAGTCTATACTATCTACATCCCATTGAATGCAGTAATATCCTGAATTCTTTACTGTATCTATTACATCATCATTATAAGATCCTTCAGGACATCTAAATAATTTTGTTCCACTTCCTGTTATGCTTCTTATTTTAGCTTCATTTATGTTTATATCTTCAATAATTTTATCTCTAGATATTTTCGTCATATTAGGGTGTCTATTTGAATGATTTCCTATCTCGTGTCCTTTAGTATATATCTCCTTTAGTTTATCGGGATTTTTATCAACCCAGTCCCCTACTACAAAGAATGTAGCTTTTATATTATGTTTATCCAGTACATTTAATATCTGATCAATGTATTCATCTCCTAGACTAACATCAAAGGTTATAGCAACTTTTTTATCTTTTGTGTCAACACAATAAATAGGTAATTTCCTATTTACTCTTGCAAATGCCCCTTCATATCTATAATTTGCAAATAATGATACGCCAATAGCTATAAGCAATAATATTGACACCATAAATATTTTTTTTATACATCTTGATTTCAATTTTTACCTCCACAATATATTTATTTCATAATTTTATATAGTATTTTATAACAACAAATATTACAAAATTTAAAAAATTTATTGTAGATATATTACATTCAAAAATATGCATTCAAATATTTTATACAACTATGCTATAATATACATATATATTATTTTAGTATTCTTAATTCAATGGAGAGGATTTTAAATGTTTGAAAATACTTTAGAACTAGCAGAAAATAAATTACTTCTGCTTTACATATTTAAAAAAATCAAGTTTCCTATTTCCAATAATCAAATAACCGAAGTCATACTGGAAAATGACTTCATAAATTATTTTACTCTTCAGCAATATTTAAATGAGCTTCTATCTTCTAATTTTATCAAGCAGATAGATTCTCAAAGTAACCATAAATTTATAATTACAAAAAAAGGCATAAAGGTGTTGTCCCTCTTCGGAAATAGGATTTCCAAAGATAAAATAGATATATTAGACAGCTATATAGACGAGCATTTTAATGACATAAAAAGTAAAATCTCAGTAAATGCCAACTATACAACTAAACATAAAAACAGTTTTATGGTAAATTTAAAAATATCGGAAAGTAATTCCACCTTAATGAACTTAAAGCTAAATGTGGACTCTAAAAAAACTGCCCAAAAACTATGTGAAAAGTGGGAAAAAAACTTTTCAGAAATTTATTATAAAATAGTTGAATTACTTATGGAAGATTAAGGATTTATTTCACAACCATACCTGTAGGCTCTCCACCTATAGGTATATATTTTTTATTTTCATCTTTTAAATTTACCTTTATCAATAAATTGTTATAATTATCCCCCACATATAAACTTCCCCTTCGTTTTAATACACTTGCAGGCATCCCCCCAACAATCAGCCTCTTTTTCTCCTTATAGTTATTTATATCCAAAACGCTTATTGTACCATCTCCAAAATTGGATACAAAACAATATCTACTGCTGCAGTATATGTCTACTGGCGAATTTCCCACAATAATTCTATTTATAATTTTATAGTTTTTAAGTGATAATATGGCTATACTTCCCCTAAACTCCGATCCTATATTGCTTTCACAGATAAGTATATGCTGTCCATCCACTGCAAACACAGCCTTAGTAGGATAGCATCCTACTCTTATGTTAGCTATAGGTTCATTTTTTTTGCAGTCTATTAAGGTTATGCTATCATCTTCCATATTAGATATTACAAGCAGCTTTCTTTCCTTATTCAAACATATGCTATAAGGAAGATTTCCACAGGGAACTTCTTCAACTACTCTTCTCATATTAAGATCAAAAACAAGCAGGCTATTTAAATCACTGCATATTATATATGCATTATTTTTATAGGTAATAATATCATTGCAGCATGCCCCAACATAATAACTTTCTTCCTGAATTTCATTTTTTATATCTATTATAGATATGCTGTTATTATATTTGTTTGCTGTTATAAGTTTAGAATCATTTAAACATAACCCATGGGGTCCAACTCTATAGGTCATGTCCTCAGATTTTAAATGTATTCTAGTTTCTTCATGAAAATCATCTAAATTCACCTTTGATACTGTATCAGAAGAAGTGCTACATATATAAAGATACTCCAACACACCATCGCCCCCTTACAACTATAATATGAAGGTTAGCTAAAATAGGTAATACTAATTAATTATTTTATTTTGTTGTATATTAACTTTATATTCTATATAATTATTTTGTTAATACATTATTTTATATGAAACAAGGTGATGAAATGTACAGTTATGTAACAAAAGGAGTTTGTTCAAGTCAAATAAATTTTGATGTTGTAGAAAACAAAATTAGAAATGTAAATTTTGTAGGAGGATGTAATGGGAACTTACAAGGTATATCAAAATTAGTTGAAGGAATGGATGTAGCTGAAGCTGTGGAAAAATTAGAAGGAATTTCCTGCAGTGGAAAAGGAACTTCCTGTCCCGATCAATTTGCAACTGCCCTTAAAAAATTAGTTTTAAGCCGTAAGTAAAAAAATTTATTTAACATATAGATCTTCTAATTAGAAAGTTCACTTATACCAGCCATATACTAACAAATTTCATTACACTAAAAACTTTTAATAAGTCTAAATCTTGGTATTTTGAAAACCTAAAGGTACTTAGATAAACTCGTACCTCAAACACATCTAAGTACCTAAGGTTTTCTAAAATACCAAGCTAAGACTTATTTATAAAAGTTTTTAAATGTAATTTCAATTTTGTTAGTATATTTTATGTATAAGGTAAAATTTCAATTAGAAACTCAATGTAAATGGAAATAATATTTATGATTTATAGGTTTTGTACAAAAATAAACTTATGCGTAGAAATATTTTACAATAAGCAAGTACATTTAAATATTTTGTATATAAGTCTTAGCAGAAAATTTGTAAAAAAACTTAGGACTTTTGAATTGTCTGAGGTACGAGTTTTCAAAAGTCCTTAGCTTTTTTAAACTGTCTGTTTAGACTTATCAAAATATTTAACCGTACTTGTGGTTGTAAAATATTCGAAGCATAAGTTTATTTTTAGTTAAAAGCCATAACTTCAAACTTATTTGATGTCATTGTGCTTTCTTATAATTTTTCTCATGTCGCCTATCATATAAAGGGAACCTGATATCAATAAGATATCATCTTCGCTGCAGTAGGAAAGTGCCTTTTCGTAAGCCTCTTCATAAGTATCCAAAGCTTCGCATTTGGAGTTATATTTTTCTATGACACCTTTTAACTCTTTTGAATTTTCAGCTCTTGTATTGTTTGGGGTAACGGCTATTACTCTCTCCGCTAAAGGAACAATAGTTTTTACCATTACTTCAACTTCTTTATCTGCCAATATACCCAATATAAGTATCATCTTATTGTAGTTAAAATAGGTGCATAAGTTTTTCCTCAGCATGGAAATTCCCTCTCTATTGTGTGCACCATCTATTACAACTAGCGGCTTACGGTGCATTACTTCAAGTCTTCCAATCCATTTCACATTAGAAAGTGCTTTTAATATAGTCTGCTTATCTATATCAAATCCATATCTAGACAATTCCTCTATAGCAAATAGGGCACAAGCACAATTTGTAAGCTGATGTCTACCTAAAAGGGATAATTTAATATGGTAATCTTCTTTTTTTGTATGTACCTTTATCTTTTGCACATATTCTTTGCTGTTATTGTCCACCTTTTCCTGATCTTCAGGCTCTACACAATCACAAGGAACCTTTATAAGTGTACTTCCCCTTTCACTGCATACCTTTTCTATAGCTTCTTCTGCCTCTTTCTCTTCAGGATAAAGTATTACAGGTATACCAGACTTAACTATTCCTGCCTTTTCATGAGCTATCTCAGCTAAGGTATTTCCTAGTATCTGCATGTGGTCATAGCTTATAGATGCAATTATGCTAAGCAATACTCCTCCATCTTCTTCTTTTGAAAATGGTGCCATAACATTTGTGGCATCAAGTCTTCCCCCAAGTCCCACTTCAACTACAGCTATATCAACTTTCTGCTCATAGAAATAATAGAACATAGTACAGGTAATTATCTCAAATTCGGTAGGGTTTTCATACCCGAGTTCAATAACCTTTTTAACAACTTCTGCTACCTTGGTTACTACCCTACTCAAATCATCCTTAGGTATATTGACACCATTTATCTGAATTCTCTCTTCAAACACTTCTAAATAAGGTGAAGTGTACATACCTACCTTAAATCCTGCTTCCATTAGTATTCTATTTATCATTGCCGTAATAGAACCTTTTCCATTGGTACCCGCTACATGTATTGTCTTTATTTTCTTCTGTGGGTTACCTAAAAGCTCTAACATCTTTTCTGTCCTATCAAGTCCATAGTTACTTCCAAATTTAGCAGTAGTTTCTATATACTCAACTGTTTCATCATAATTCATAGTAACACATCCCCACATTTTTTTATTTTATCCAACGACTGCGTCCCTAGATAAGTTCTTTTCCTAAATAATAACGTATTTTAAGTGCTAAAGGCACTAAAAATACTGTTAATAAGACTCTGATGGAGATAGAGGTATTCCTCTTAGCAAAACTCCACCTGAGTCTTAGAATTACTTGATATTCTGCAATCTTTCAATTACAGTATTCAGCATTTCTCTGTACTTATCTCCTTTTTCCCTTTCTGCATTTACCACAGCTTCCGGTGCCTTGGAAACAAATTTTTCATTTGAAAGTTTATTTTCTACTCTCTTTATTTCTGCCTCTAGTTTTTCCTTTTCCTTATTAAGTCTTTCAATTTCCTTATCCATATCTACTAGATCAAAAAGTGGAATAAATAATTCTGCTCCTCTAGTTACTGCTGATACTATATTTTTTGGTACATCATTTTTATCTTTTAAAAATTCAACTTCACTAGCAGAAGCTAATTTTTTGAAATAATCTTCTCCATTTTGAAAAGCTTCATATGCATCTTTTTCAGCTACATGAACCATGATTTTTGCTTTTCTGGAAAATGGTACATTCATTTCTGTTCTAATATTTCTTATTTCTCTAATAGCCTCTATAATATATTCCATATCTTTTTCTGCCTTTAAATCCTTCAGGCTTTCATCATATTCTGGCCATTTTGATATAGTTATAGATTCATACTCTGTATAAAGGTGAGTATATATTTCTTCAGTTATAAAAGGCATTACAGGATGTAATAGCTGCAAACTTGTAGATAATACATTGTTTAATACATTGTATGCTACACCCTTAGCTTTTTCATCCTCACCATACATAACAGGTTTAACAAGTTCTATATACCAATCACATAACTCTCCCCATATAAAATCATATAATTTCTGAGAAGCTATTCCAAGTTCAAATTTTTCTATGTTGTCTGTAACTTCTTTTACAAGAGTATTTAATTTAGACATTATCCATCTGTCTGCACCACTGTAATCTTTGCAGTCTTTATACTTACTCATCAAATCTTCATCTATGTTCATAAGTACAAATCTTGAAGCATTCCATATTTTATTTGCAAAATTTCTAGATGCTTCAACTCTTTCTGGATAATACCTTATGTCATTTCCTGGTGCATTTCCTGTAATAAGGGTAAATCTAAGAGCATCTGCCCCATACTCATCTATTACCTCTATTGGATCTACACCATTTCCAAGGGATTTTGACATTTTTCTTCCTTGAGAATCCCTTACAATACCATGTATAAGTACATTTTCAAAAGGAATATCATCCATACAGTAAAGACCTGAGAATATCATCCTTGCAACCCAGAAGAATATTATGTCGTATCCTGTAACAAGAGTATTGTTAGGGTAGAAGCATTTCAAATCCTCTGTCTTATCTGGCCATCCAAGTGTTGAGAAAGGCCATAATGCAGAACTAAACCAGGTATCCAGTACATCTTTATCCTGTTCTAAGTTAGTTGAACCACATT contains:
- a CDS encoding valine--tRNA ligase, whose translation is MAQKKEMATTYNPKEFEDRLYDLWQEKGYFTPKADKNKKSYTIVIPPPNITGKLHLGHALDDTIQDIIIRTKRMQGYSTLWLPGEDHASIATEVKVEKELLKNGIEKKKIGREKFLEKTWDWSNEYRGRIRNQVKKLGCSTDFTRERFTMDEGLNKAVKKFFVKLYNDGLIYQGNRIINWCPKCQTAISDAEIEYEEQQGHFWHIKYKIVGSDEYLEIATTRPETMFGDTAIAVNPKDERYKHLVGKKAILPIINREIPIVEDDYVDMEFGTGAVKITPAHDPNDYHVGKRHNLPEIIIMNEDGTIKLPGTKYDGLDRYEARKLVVEDLDKQGYLVKIKEHAHNVGCHDRCGTTIEPMLSKQWFVKMKSLAEPAIKVVRDKKVKFVPERFEKTYFNWMENIQDWCISRQLWWGHRIPVWYCKDCGEVIVTDGEATKCTKCGSTNLEQDKDVLDTWFSSALWPFSTLGWPDKTEDLKCFYPNNTLVTGYDIIFFWVARMIFSGLYCMDDIPFENVLIHGIVRDSQGRKMSKSLGNGVDPIEVIDEYGADALRFTLITGNAPGNDIRYYPERVEASRNFANKIWNASRFVLMNIDEDLMSKYKDCKDYSGADRWIMSKLNTLVKEVTDNIEKFELGIASQKLYDFIWGELCDWYIELVKPVMYGEDEKAKGVAYNVLNNVLSTSLQLLHPVMPFITEEIYTHLYTEYESITISKWPEYDESLKDLKAEKDMEYIIEAIREIRNIRTEMNVPFSRKAKIMVHVAEKDAYEAFQNGEDYFKKLASASEVEFLKDKNDVPKNIVSAVTRGAELFIPLFDLVDMDKEIERLNKEKEKLEAEIKRVENKLSNEKFVSKAPEAVVNAEREKGDKYREMLNTVIERLQNIK